The Xenopus tropicalis strain Nigerian chromosome 7, UCB_Xtro_10.0, whole genome shotgun sequence genome includes a region encoding these proteins:
- the LOC116412262 gene encoding dispanin subfamily A member 2b-like: MQHPYKQDAYSQMPGTYQQPSSLGEGNSRPPVTAVPQERVRDYLGVSIANLVCCCLPLGLAALLYSIQTRDALARRDTDSAARYSQTAFRLNIAAFVFGIVILICCIVYVVCFPNNSIHDYSK, encoded by the exons ATGCAGCACCCATATAAGCAGGACGCCTACTCCCAAATGCCCGGCACCTACCAACAACCCAGCTCTTTGGGAGAGGGGAACAGTCGCCCCCCGGTGACGGCGGTGCCTCAGGAGAGGGTTAGAGATTACCTGGGGGTCTCTATAGCGAATCTGGTGTGCTGCTGCCTACCCCTGGGGCTGGCTGCTCTGCTCTACTCCATACAG ACAAGAGACGCCCTCGCCCGGCGTGACACGGACTCCGCCGCGCGCTATTCGCAAACGGCCTTCCGACTGAACATCGCCGCCTTCGTATTCGGGATTGTGATTCTCATCTGCTGCATAGTCTATGTGGTCTGCTTCCCAAACAATTCCATTCATGATTATTCCAAATGA
- the atp4a gene encoding potassium-transporting ATPase alpha chain 1, whose product MGKKEQYDMYAVEMEREEDGGMDVKIKKKSKGSKKQEKLESMKKEMDINDHEITIEELEQKYNTNVTKGMKATFAAEILIRDGPNELKPPKGTPEYVKFARQLAGGLQCLMWVAAVICLIAFGIECAQGDLTSADNLYLAITLIAVVVVTGCFGYYQEFKSTNIIASFKNLVPQQATVLRDGEKFQINANQLVVGDLVEIKGGDRVPADIRIITSQGCKVDNSSLTGESEPQTRSPEYTHESPLETRNIAFFSTMCLEGTATGVIINTGDRTIIGRIASLASGVGNEKTPIAIEIEHFVDIIAGLAIFFGATFFVVAMVIGYPFLRAMVFFMAIVVAYVPEGLLATVTVCLSLTAKRLARKNCVVKNLEAVETLGSTSVICSDKTGTLTQNRMTVSHLWFDNQIHSADTTEDQSGQSFDQTSDTWRALSKVTSLCNRACFKSGQDGVPIPKRIVIGDASETALLKFSELTVGNVMEYRDRFKKATELPFNSTNKFQLSIHELQDPLDLRYLLVMKGAPERILERCSTIMIKGQELPLDEQWKEAFQTAYMDLGGLGERVLGFCHLYLNEKEYPRGFSFDTEEMNFPTSGLCFAGLISMIDPPRATVPDAVMKCRTAGIRVIMVTGDHPITAKAIAASVGIISEGSETVEDIAARLRIPVEQVNKRDARACVINGGQLKDMTSEELVEALKLHPEMVFARTSPQQKLIIVESCQKLGAIVAVTGDGVNDSPALKKADIGVAMGIAGSDAAKNAADMILLDDNFASIVTGVEQGRLIFDNLKKSIAYTLTKNIPELAPYLIYITASVPLPLGCITILFIELCTDIFPSVSLAYERAESDIMHLKPRNPRRDRLVNEALAVYSYFQVGIIQSFAGFVDYFTVMAQEGWFPAYVLGLRSHWENQHLQDLEDSYGQQWTFSQRLYQQYNCYTVFFISIEVCQIADVLIRKTRRLSVFQQGFFRNKVLVIAIVFQLCLGNFLCYCPGMPNVFNFMPIRFQWWLVPVPFGILIFVYDEIRKLGVRRNPGSWYDKELYY is encoded by the exons ATGGGGAAAAAG GAACAATACGACATGTACGCGGTGGAGATGGAGCGAGAGGAAGATGGAGGGATGGACGTCAAGAtcaaaaagaaaagcaaaggcTCCAAGAAGCAAGAAAAGCTGGAGAGTATGAAGAAAGAGATGGACATT AATGACCATGAGATCACTATAGAGGAGCTGGAACAGAAGTACAACACCAACGTCACCAAA GGAATGAAGGCCACTTTTGCTGCAGAAATACTGATCCGGGATGGTCCCAATGAACTGAAGCCCCCAAAGGGCACCCCCGAGTACGTCAAGTTTGCCCGGCAGCTGGCAGGGGGGCTGCAGTGCCTGATGTGGGTGGCAGCGGTGATCTGCCTCATTGCCTTTGGGATCGAATGTGCCCAGGGCGACCTGACTAGTGCGGATAAT CTGTATTTGGCCATTACTCTCATTGCTGTTGTGGTTGTCACCGGATGCTTTGGGTATTACCAGGAATTCAAGAGCACCAACATCATTGCCAGCTTCAAGAACCTTGTCCCGCAG CAAGCTACTGTGCTGCGTGATGGAGAGAAATTCCAGATTAATGCCAACCAACTGGTGGTGGGAGACCTGGTAGAAATTAAGGGAGGAGACCGTGTTCCTGCTGATATCAGGATTATAACATCACAAGGATGCAAG GTAGACAACTCCTCTCTGACAGGGGAGTCCGAgccccagacccgatccccagaATATACTCACGAGAGCCCCCTGGAGACAAGAAACATTGCGTTCTTTTCCACCATGTGTTTAGAGG GGACTGCCACAGGGGTCATTATCAACACAGGAGACCGCACCATCATTGGACGAATTGCCAGTCTGGCATCTGGTGTGGGCAATGAGAAGACCCCCATCGCTATTGAGATTGAGCACTTTGTGGACATCATTGCTGGACTCGCCATCTTCTTCGGGGCTACCTTTTTTGTCGTTGCCATGGTGATTGGTTATCCATTCCTGAGGGCCATGGTGTTCTTTATGGCTATTGTGGTAGCTTATGTCCCAGAGGGTCTACTGGCTACCGTCACG GTGTGTCTGTCACTGACTGCCAAGCGCCTGGCCAGGAAGAACTGCGTAGTCAAGAACTTGGAAGCTGTGGAAACCTTGGGTTCAACATCTGTCATCTGTTCCGACAAGACTGGGACTTTGACTCAGAACCGGATGACTGTCTCCCACTTGTGGTTCGACAACCAGATCCACTCAGCCGACACCACTGAAGATCAATCAG gtcAAAGTTTTGATCAGACCTCAGACACATGGAGAGCCCTGAGTAAGGTGACAAGTCTCTGCAACAGAGCGTGCTTCAAATCCGGACAGGACGGAGTCCCAATTCCAAAG AGAATTGTGATTGGAGATGCTTCCGAGACGGCTCTCCTGAAGTTCTCGGAGCTCACAGTTGGCAACGTCATGGAGTACAGAGACCGATTCAAGAAGGCGACAGAGTTGCCCTTCAACTCAACCAACAAATTCCAA TTGTCTATTCATGAGCTGCAGGATCCATTAGATCTCCGTTATCTGCTGGTGATGAAGGGAGCTCCAGAACGTATCCTAGAACGATGTTCTACCATCATGATCAAAGGGCAGGAACTGCCTCTGGATGAGCAGTGGAAGGAGGCTTTCCAGACCGCTTACATGGACCTGGGAGGCCTGGGAGAAAGAGTGTTGG GTTTCTGCCACCTGTATCTGAACGAGAAGGAATATCCCAGAGGTTTTAGCTTTGACACCGAAGAAATGAATTTCCCCACAAGCGGCTTGTGCTTTGCCGGATTGATTTCCATGATTGACCCTCCCCGTGCCACTGTGCCCGATGCTGTCATGAAGTGCCGGACTGCCGGAATCAGG GTGATCATGGTTACTGGAGACCATCCAATCACAGCCAAAGCTATTGCTGCAAGTGTGGGTATCATCTCTGAGGGTAGCGAGACAGTGGAGGACATTGCAGCCCGTCTACGCATTCCTGTGGAGCAAGTTAACAAACG TGATGCCCGCGCCTGTGTCATCAATGGTGGCCAGTTGAAGGACATGACCAGCGAGGAACTGGTAGAAGCTCTTAAACTGCATCCTGAGATGGTGTTTGCCCGAACCTCCCCTCAGCAGAAACTGATCATCGTGGAGAGTTGCCAGAAATTG GGAGCCATTGTGGCAGTCACTGGTGATGGTGTCAACGACTCTCCTGCCTTAAAGAAGGCTGACATTGGCGTGGCTATGGGCATCGCCGGATCTGATGCCGCCAAGAACGCAGCTGATATGATTCTGCTGGATGATAACTTTGCCTCCATTGTGACTGGGGTGGAACAAG GGCGTCTCATCTTTGACAACCTGAAGAAGTCCATTGCATACACCCTGACCAAGAACATCCCAGAACTGGCCCCATATCTCATCTACATCACAGCGAGTGTCCCTCTACCCCTGGGGTGCATCACCATCCTTTTCATCGAGCTGTGCACAGACATT TTCCCTTCAGTCTCCCTGGCCTACGAGAGGGCAGAAAGTGACATTATGCACCTTAAGCCAAGGAATCCCCGCCGCGACCGTCTGGTGAATGAAGCTCTGGCTGTCTATTCCTACTTCCAAGTCG GTATCATCCAGTCCTTCGCTGGTTTTGTGGATTATTTTACTGTGATGGCCCAAGAAGGCTGGTTTCCTGCATACGTCCTGGGCCTTCGTTCTCACTGGGAGAACCAGCATTTACAGGATCTGGAAGACAGTTATGGACAACAGTGG ACCTTCAGCCAGCGTCTGTACCAGCAATACAACTGTTACACCGTCTTCTTCATCAGCATTGAGGTGTGCCAGATCGCAGATGTCCTCATCAGAAAAACCAGACGTCTCTCTGTCTTCCAGCAAGGGTTCTTCAG AAATAAAGTCTTGGTCATTGCCATCGTCTTCCAGTTGTGTCTCGGTAATTTCCTTTGCTACTGTCCCGGGATGCCAAATGTCTTCAACTTTATGCCGATTCG ATTCCAGTGGTGGCTCGTACCTGTTCCATTTGGCATCTTGATCTTCGTTTATGATGAGATCCGTAAACTGGGAGTACGCCGAAACCCAGGAA GTTGGTACGACAAGGAGTTGTATTATTAA